One genomic segment of Spiroplasma endosymbiont of Poecilobothrus nobilitatus includes these proteins:
- a CDS encoding MupG family TIM beta-alpha barrel fold protein has protein sequence MTELGLKGIRFDEGISGEDVAKLTHNKEDIKIILNASSPAQELEYLLSLNANKNNLVGCWNFYPQRYTASSLMHFIEKKIYL, from the coding sequence ATGACTGAATTAGGATTAAAAGGAATTCGTTTTGATGAAGGAATTAGTGGCGAAGATGTTGCAAAATTAACACATAATAAAGAAGATATTAAAATCATTTTAAATGCATCAAGTCCTGCCCAAGAATTAGAATATTTATTATCATTAAATGCAAATAAAAATAATTTGGTTGGATGTTGGAATTTTTATCCACAACGTTATACTGCTAGTTCGTTAATGCATTTTATTGAAAAAAAAATCTATTTATAA
- a CDS encoding phospho-sugar glycosidase domain-containing protein, with amino-acid sequence MKKKSIYKMLGIRLQVFVALQRNDAQGPWQYNNKLPSIEMHRDLTLDFQILHFVALCVDDIIVSTQFLNDEEFATLQNINLHLITLSLKTDRGYFLTKQLILFAQNLAEYMIRSTFARIKYQDCDLPARPLSGKYFEKGDIVILNNKAQNYKGEVQIITKRMINDGIRNLFGQLDENEQKIVDCLLPNQEFRFNLS; translated from the coding sequence TTGAAAAAAAAATCTATTTATAAAATGTTAGGAATTCGATTACAAGTTTTTGTTGCTTTGCAACGGAATGATGCACAAGGACCTTGGCAATATAATAATAAATTACCAAGCATTGAAATGCATCGTGATTTAACATTAGATTTTCAAATTCTTCATTTTGTGGCCTTATGTGTAGACGACATTATTGTATCAACGCAGTTTTTAAATGATGAAGAATTTGCAACTTTACAAAACATTAATTTACATTTAATTACATTAAGTTTAAAAACAGATAGGGGATACTTCTTGACAAAACAATTAATTTTGTTCGCCCAGAATTTAGCAGAGTACATGATTCGTAGTACATTTGCTCGGATTAAATATCAAGATTGTGATTTGCCTGCCCGCCCCCTTAGTGGTAAATATTTTGAAAAAGGTGATATTGTTATTTTAAATAATAAGGCACAAAATTATAAAGGTGAAGTTCAAATTATTACAAAACGGATGATAAACGATGGTATTCGTAACCTTTTTGGTCAATTAGACGAAAATGAACAAAAAATTGTTGATTGTTTATTACCAAATCAAGAATTTAGATTTAATTTAAGTTAA
- the upp gene encoding uracil phosphoribosyltransferase — protein MSFTVIKHPLILDKLTRMRKKKSNSKVFKENLDEIAQLMAYEIFRNIELNEFEIETPVAKTKGYKIANDIVLFPILRAGLGMVDGIINLVPNAKIGHIGLYRDEKTLEPHEYFAKKPENINKANVLVLDPMLATGGSANVAIKKIKEWGATNIKLVCLVAAPEGKKCIEEHHPYVDIYVAALDQRLDEHGYIIPGLGDAGDRIFGTK, from the coding sequence ATGTCATTTACTGTAATAAAACACCCGTTAATTTTGGATAAATTAACAAGAATGCGCAAAAAGAAGAGTAATTCAAAGGTCTTTAAAGAAAATTTAGATGAAATTGCGCAATTAATGGCGTATGAAATATTTCGAAATATTGAATTAAATGAATTTGAAATTGAAACACCAGTAGCAAAAACAAAGGGATATAAAATTGCGAATGATATTGTTTTATTTCCAATTTTAAGAGCAGGTTTGGGGATGGTTGATGGAATTATTAATTTAGTCCCAAATGCTAAAATTGGACATATTGGATTATACCGAGATGAAAAAACCTTAGAGCCACATGAATATTTTGCCAAAAAACCAGAAAATATTAATAAAGCAAATGTTTTAGTTTTAGATCCAATGTTAGCGACAGGGGGCAGTGCTAATGTGGCAATTAAAAAAATTAAAGAATGAGGAGCAACTAATATTAAATTAGTATGTTTGGTAGCTGCACCTGAAGGAAAAAAATGTATTGAAGAGCATCATCCATATGTTGATATTTATGTTGCTGCGTTAGACCAACGTTTAGATGAACATGGTTATATTATTCCTGGTCTAGGTGATGCAGGAGACCGTATTTTTGGAACTAAATAA
- a CDS encoding MG406 family protein has product MIYLTLKRDWTLYTGLVLGYLFSLIGFLIICFSGWLLSISLNKYFFILLYLVRLVIYAIPIVIYAENTSFFSIYTIIIGISLWPFSSLFANVKFPIHQRRKEGKNGNE; this is encoded by the coding sequence ATGATATATTTGACATTAAAACGAGATTGAACTTTATACACAGGATTAGTTTTGGGGTATTTGTTTTCTCTTATAGGTTTCTTAATCATTTGCTTTTCTGGATGATTGTTAAGTATAAGTTTAAATAAGTACTTTTTTATCTTATTGTACCTAGTTCGCTTAGTGATTTATGCTATACCTATAGTTATTTATGCTGAGAATACTAGTTTTTTTAGTATCTACACAATAATTATTGGAATTAGTTTATGACCATTTTCATCGTTATTTGCAAATGTTAAATTTCCCATTCATCAACGCAGAAAGGAAGGAAAAAATGGCAATGAATAG
- a CDS encoding F0F1 ATP synthase subunit A, which yields MELVYDHFHRYLQMLNFPFINAERKEKMAMNSNFGQFLAMDLIPDPNKSGMDAWSYTILLPQLVTIVITTFIIMLLSIGYYKRLKKLGPTDIPTGLVLFAEITIKWVEKQVVDLMGPKYKFLTVYVIYLLLYIGIGNLMSVVGFESLATAYTVPLSMGLVTFFGIYYFGIKYQKLVYFKKFFINPLELLTQFVPLISISFRLFGNILGGTVIITLFTALMSFIWGHIPYIGPVDLLAGVFLPFLSIYFDVFDGLIQAYIFAILTIAYWAMEMKTETKEKNEKIIKLKKEQKIKNVNLNG from the coding sequence TTGGAATTAGTTTATGACCATTTTCATCGTTATTTGCAAATGTTAAATTTCCCATTCATCAACGCAGAAAGGAAGGAAAAAATGGCAATGAATAGTAACTTTGGTCAATTTCTTGCAATGGATTTAATCCCTGATCCAAATAAAAGTGGAATGGATGCATGAAGTTATACAATTTTATTACCGCAATTAGTAACGATAGTTATTACTACCTTTATTATTATGCTTTTATCAATAGGTTATTATAAACGCTTAAAAAAACTTGGTCCAACCGATATTCCAACTGGCTTAGTACTTTTTGCTGAAATTACAATTAAGTGAGTTGAAAAACAAGTTGTTGATTTGATGGGACCAAAATATAAATTTTTAACAGTTTATGTTATATACTTATTATTGTATATTGGGATTGGAAATTTAATGAGTGTTGTTGGGTTTGAATCACTTGCAACCGCTTATACTGTCCCATTATCAATGGGATTGGTTACCTTTTTTGGAATATATTATTTTGGGATTAAATATCAAAAACTAGTATATTTTAAAAAGTTTTTTATCAATCCATTAGAATTATTAACCCAATTTGTTCCTTTGATTTCAATTTCATTCCGTTTATTTGGAAACATTTTGGGAGGAACAGTTATTATTACCTTGTTCACAGCTTTAATGAGCTTTATTTGAGGACATATTCCTTATATTGGGCCTGTTGATTTATTAGCTGGTGTATTTTTACCTTTTTTAAGTATTTATTTTGATGTTTTTGATGGTTTAATTCAAGCATATATTTTTGCAATTTTAACAATTGCTTATTGGGCAATGGAAATGAAAACAGAAACCAAAGAAAAAAACGAAAAGATAATTAAGTTAAAAAAAGAACAAAAAATTAAAAATGTTAATTTAAATGGATAA
- the atpE gene encoding ATP synthase F0 subunit C, with translation MTIWFMAGINDGFTKGMSLLGAGLAAIGCCGSGIGQGYTGGKAVEAIARNPEVESKVRTQYIIAAAITESGSIYALVIAIILAFVTG, from the coding sequence ATGACAATATGATTCATGGCCGGAATTAATGATGGTTTTACAAAGGGAATGTCATTATTAGGAGCAGGATTAGCTGCCATTGGTTGTTGTGGTTCAGGAATTGGACAAGGGTATACTGGCGGAAAAGCTGTTGAAGCAATTGCTCGAAACCCAGAAGTTGAAAGTAAAGTTCGAACACAATATATTATTGCTGCTGCGATTACTGAATCAGGGTCAATTTATGCATTAGTTATTGCGATTATTTTAGCATTTGTTACTGGTTAA
- the atpF gene encoding F0F1 ATP synthase subunit B has translation MTMWLMSKPIEPAEIINQLFPNIWVFIAHVIATIILLILLSKWVYNPFRKAMRARRNKIRELIQDAAEKQAKATIDQKEASKLLTTAKVEANSIIVAARTEAEAKRHQVLETAKAEVMQLNEQAHKEIQKEKEQYYDDIRKSIINVAFNAAEQLLSKEINKEKNEKLVEEFIKELE, from the coding sequence ATGACAATGTGATTAATGTCAAAACCAATTGAACCAGCAGAAATTATTAATCAATTATTTCCTAATATATGGGTTTTTATTGCTCATGTTATTGCGACAATTATTTTATTAATTTTATTATCAAAATGAGTTTATAATCCATTTCGAAAAGCAATGCGTGCTCGTCGCAATAAAATTCGAGAATTAATTCAAGATGCTGCTGAAAAACAAGCAAAAGCAACAATTGATCAAAAAGAAGCATCGAAATTGTTAACAACAGCGAAGGTAGAAGCAAATAGTATTATTGTTGCGGCCCGAACTGAAGCAGAGGCAAAACGTCATCAAGTTTTAGAAACAGCAAAAGCTGAAGTTATGCAGCTAAACGAACAGGCCCATAAAGAAATTCAAAAAGAAAAAGAGCAATATTATGATGATATTCGAAAATCAATTATTAATGTTGCTTTTAATGCAGCTGAGCAATTATTAAGTAAAGAAATTAATAAAGAAAAAAATGAAAAATTGGTAGAAGAGTTCATCAAAGAATTAGAGTAG